The genome window TCTTATCTGGAGAATCTGCTGGCGGCCGTGATCGACGCCGCTCGTTCCACCTGGGATCTGCGTCTGGTAACCGATTCGGATTCTCCCGGATTGTATCTGGAATCAAACCCGGACAAAAAGATCTGCTCGATCGGAGTGAACTTCAAATCCTTTTTTACGAGTCACGGAATCGCATTTAACGTCGACAACGACTTCCGAGCGTTCCGCTGTATCCATCCCTGCGGGAGAAATTGGACGGATATGACGAGCGTCGAAATGCTCGGTTTGGACGCAGGCCAAGCGAAGAAGAACGAATTTATTTCCTGCCTTCGGGGAAATTTGAATTCGTTTCTAAATCCTCGAAAATCTCTCGTTTCCGGCGAAAAGTAAGTTCAAAACCGTTTTTATTCTCAAGAGAAAACCTCATTTCTTCCGATTGGTTGGTTAGAGGTCTCAGAGTGAAGATTTTCAAAAGTATATTCTATTTTCTTTTACTGTTGATCGTTTGCGAATCGATCGCACTCGGAGCCGTGGCCTGGTCTTTTTTGGAATCCTCTCTGGCCTCCTTTGAACTTTTGAAAATCGGTTCGGACAACCGCGCGCGAGATACGTTAGGCACTCTTGCCAAGGCGGCGGAGAATTCCGGTAGCGACGCGTCCTACGAAGACATGAATTTCGTTTTTTCGAGAATGACCAAGATTTCGGACAAGGACAACGACGGTTATACGATCAAGGAAATCTTTTTGACGAACGAGGCGGGGATCGTTCTCGCTCATTCCAATCCGCAATATCTTCAGGAAACTTTGAAGAAAAGAAAGCCGGAGGCTTTGTATCAGGACGCGTTGTACACAAGGGCGTTTCGTCTTCGTAAATGGCAGATCAGCATTCCGGTTTTATTGGGACAAAAGAAAGAAGCTCTTTCCAAAAGCGTATTCTTTTCCAAGTTCGAAAGTTTTTTTCCGGAAATCAGCGAACCTGAAATTCTGCTTTCCGCGGCCGTATACCATCCCGTAAAACTCGAACGAGTCGCCGCGATTCATATGATCTACGATCGGGGAAACTTCCGCACGTTCGTGTTCAAACAAACGGAATTGTTGGAATGGCTTTTGAGAAACTATTCTTTGATCGCGCTCGGTGCGGCTCTGTTTTTGGAATTCGTCTATCTGTTGCTTACGCTCGGAAATTCGACGAAGGAAACGGTTCCCGATTACGGTTCCAGACCGCTTGTGGAAAAGGTCTCGCATTCAAGCGCGACTAACGTTCCGGTTCTTACGAAACAATCCAGTCCG of Leptospira sanjuanensis contains these proteins:
- the lipB gene encoding lipoyl(octanoyl) transferase LipB yields the protein MIEPKGEFPYLRYLELQEKLRKSRKECILFLEHAPTITGGINYNLENLLLGKEFLESQGIQIHFIQRGGDFTAHEPGQLVVYAHVDLKRRELSIRSYLENLLAAVIDAARSTWDLRLVTDSDSPGLYLESNPDKKICSIGVNFKSFFTSHGIAFNVDNDFRAFRCIHPCGRNWTDMTSVEMLGLDAGQAKKNEFISCLRGNLNSFLNPRKSLVSGEK
- a CDS encoding LIC_12071 family protein, giving the protein MVRGLRVKIFKSIFYFLLLLIVCESIALGAVAWSFLESSLASFELLKIGSDNRARDTLGTLAKAAENSGSDASYEDMNFVFSRMTKISDKDNDGYTIKEIFLTNEAGIVLAHSNPQYLQETLKKRKPEALYQDALYTRAFRLRKWQISIPVLLGQKKEALSKSVFFSKFESFFPEISEPEILLSAAVYHPVKLERVAAIHMIYDRGNFRTFVFKQTELLEWLLRNYSLIALGAALFLEFVYLLLTLGNSTKETVPDYGSRPLVEKVSHSSATNVPVLTKQSSPLDSVVFPGSLGNSSSGTNGELSNAPSPVLTATVVTEPVGVVSSPVVHTAASAGSTETAHSPVSGSPHGVPASTTSIQTGNVSQSAAHGNPTVVASKEEILDAIYLG